Proteins encoded in a region of the Clostridium butyricum genome:
- a CDS encoding galactose ABC transporter substrate-binding protein, with amino-acid sequence MKVLKRLLLLMSIFVLSTVFLIYQTTNVRILSLERNPAKVSVFLSDFNDDLISEIRKNLEEIQKKNSDKVEYNFYDGKLNQKNQNEEIAKVLEEGTDLILLNIVDRAYSKAVIDKIKANNVPVILFNREPLTSVPIQSYGRAIYIGTDPVQAGILQGEMLIDLWNSNKKYIDRNNDGILQYYMLEGEGDNTEATERTKYVISTIEKSGIKTQQVGIDFANWSEKAAYEHTKEAFEKYSLDIDVIIANDDSMAIGAVKALQEYGYNKGEKSKTIPVVGVDVIPKAKEFIEKGYMLGSVYQDPKDYAKALYEVGMNLINYKDPVADTKYTLDNTKVSIRIPHTNYFYNNIFDK; translated from the coding sequence ATGAAAGTTTTAAAAAGATTATTATTACTTATGAGTATATTTGTACTGAGCACTGTGTTTTTAATATATCAAACAACAAATGTTAGAATTTTAAGTTTAGAAAGAAATCCAGCAAAAGTCTCTGTATTTTTATCAGATTTCAATGACGATTTGATTTCAGAAATAAGAAAAAATCTAGAGGAGATTCAAAAGAAAAATTCTGATAAAGTAGAATATAATTTTTATGATGGGAAGTTAAATCAGAAAAATCAAAATGAAGAAATTGCAAAGGTATTAGAAGAAGGAACTGATTTAATATTATTAAATATAGTAGATAGAGCATATTCTAAAGCTGTTATAGATAAAATAAAAGCAAATAATGTTCCTGTGATTTTATTTAATAGAGAACCTCTTACATCTGTGCCAATACAATCATATGGAAGAGCTATATATATTGGAACTGATCCGGTGCAGGCAGGTATTTTACAGGGAGAGATGCTAATAGATTTATGGAATTCAAATAAAAAATATATAGATAGAAATAATGATGGAATACTACAATATTATATGCTAGAAGGTGAAGGTGATAATACAGAAGCAACAGAAAGAACTAAATATGTTATTTCTACAATTGAGAAATCGGGGATAAAAACTCAGCAAGTAGGGATTGACTTTGCTAATTGGTCTGAGAAAGCTGCATATGAACATACAAAAGAAGCCTTTGAAAAATATAGCTTAGATATAGATGTTATAATTGCAAATGATGATAGTATGGCAATAGGCGCTGTTAAAGCGTTACAAGAATATGGTTATAATAAGGGTGAAAAATCAAAAACCATTCCAGTTGTTGGAGTTGATGTGATTCCAAAAGCTAAAGAATTTATTGAAAAAGGATATATGTTAGGCTCAGTATATCAAGATCCTAAAGATTATGCAAAAGCTTTATATGAAGTTGGGATGAACTTAATTAATTATAAGGATCCTGTAGCGGATACAAAATATACACTTGATAATACAAAAGTATCAATTCGTATTCCACATACTAATTATTTTTATAATAATATATTTGATAAATAA
- a CDS encoding GH25 family lysozyme, translated as MALNIQGVDISNNNPISNLSTLTENGVQYLYLKSTEGATFVDQTTPARYVQAKNLGLKVGFYHFLVGTSLPEAQAENAYNATKTYAQDLVFMLDVEVNFDSLCDYVLRFINRWQELSNVEIGIYTYSGFISNLTLISNYIESRKLWIANYTSSYNNVDTGFFYNIVGWQYTENGTIGSFSGDCDYFSQNCLVQSKQGEWQLNNVGWWYKFNDGTYPTNEWYKIDGKWYLFNSQGYMLYGWQWSDGGNWYYLGGRNDGSMKTGWVLTGGKWYYFNSQGAMQVGWQEINNQWYYFDSNGEMQTGWLKYNGEYYLLYSDGQMARNCELYGYSFNNSGVATKTQ; from the coding sequence ATGGCGCTTAATATTCAAGGTGTAGATATAAGTAATAATAATCCTATATCAAATTTGTCTACTCTTACAGAAAATGGAGTTCAGTACTTATATTTAAAAAGTACTGAAGGAGCTACTTTTGTAGATCAAACAACACCAGCTAGATACGTACAAGCTAAGAATTTAGGATTAAAAGTGGGATTTTATCATTTTTTAGTAGGAACAAGTTTACCAGAAGCACAGGCAGAAAATGCATATAATGCTACAAAAACTTATGCTCAAGATCTTGTATTTATGTTAGACGTTGAAGTTAATTTTGATTCTCTTTGTGATTATGTTTTAAGATTTATAAACAGATGGCAGGAACTTTCAAATGTTGAAATAGGCATCTATACCTATAGTGGTTTTATAAGTAATTTAACATTAATATCAAATTATATAGAGAGTAGAAAACTATGGATAGCAAATTATACTTCTTCATATAATAATGTAGATACAGGATTTTTTTATAATATTGTAGGATGGCAGTATACTGAAAATGGAACTATAGGAAGTTTTTCTGGAGATTGTGATTACTTTAGTCAAAATTGTTTAGTACAGTCTAAACAAGGTGAATGGCAGTTAAATAATGTTGGTTGGTGGTATAAATTTAATGATGGAACTTATCCAACAAATGAATGGTATAAAATAGATGGAAAATGGTATTTGTTTAATAGTCAAGGATATATGCTTTATGGATGGCAGTGGTCAGATGGTGGCAACTGGTATTACCTAGGAGGTAGAAATGATGGATCTATGAAAACCGGTTGGGTGTTGACTGGTGGAAAGTGGTACTATTTTAATTCTCAAGGTGCTATGCAAGTTGGATGGCAGGAGATAAACAACCAATGGTATTATTTTGATTCAAATGGAGAAATGCAGACAGGCTGGTTGAAATATAATGGAGAATATTATTTGTTGTATAGTGATGGTCAGATGGCGCGTAATTGTGAATTATATGGATATAGCTTTAATAATAGTGGAGTTGCAACAAAAACTCAATAA
- a CDS encoding tetratricopeptide repeat domain protein: MDDNIIRDYKEAVHEISKAYYFINNDESDAVYGQEVYNKSIKQYPYFFIAGAGISSESVKTSAQITAECKRICKENQYNRSRNVEEQYSYWLEKAFPHKETRKRYIKNLIKDKRIPESAIKLANILLSRKVSNLVVTPNFDTFIYDTLKLFGENNIIISDTCKSAGKLNIESNSLNILHVYGTYEFYDCVSQKYSNERNKDLDELFSVRSFLRTALNGMSPLVIGYSGWENDVIMSELKERFKMPLKYKMYWFCHNEEDYKNLPLWIKYSDEEKRIVRDDVIFVLPKEERVYGFEIDDDLKYSDFNDVLDSGEVLSSFISEFNIKSPDIIQNPIQFLKKYFEENFSKNIYSDFLLLRFNESGNDKEIQAIKEAIISKDIVEIVNKTENFANNLDAHGEENVRILLNYLVTTIEQHTVAGLEKGNLKKVINLYKKLYKYMEKSSVDKDKLDLIKVRLEEILTLDNYNVIKGEIDSILNIMNTISESSEGYKDVYRKCINIKLSHSEEDSDDLYNSIIDKIQKWDEPEDRKLLIKMYMEKAIFLEEDDDMEGSVAMLENAEKYFSYVKDDEWLENVFILCRLRKAELYNDLEEYDKALTEIDAVKNRYYDREDLKLKQFLADTMILKGSILKKNMRLEEAEESFDEIYSKYSMDKDENIRRKAVKALINKAEVLEMDEDFYEAIEVYNDIINRYKDDNDDELRRAAAQARLNKLVILTKNEKDEVIVRKCNEILNIYKDENDEKIKLVCLQVTLCKAIGLHNSGKQKEAMELYNDIIKARKEDADIKMKSLIMEARIFKSYCLKDNTETLDTKEMCNEIITLCKSDEGKKAKTKVVETMLNQADSLIKSGDVDEGIKIYNEIEITYKDNAKIIGTIREFIQSIAKYSFDSAKLIYEQLKYNCINSSYEVEDEVLLAGFSILINNKDADFNLIEDNAIGLSRRNDNIKKEIEAIVGNIGTDAYMNKNFNMAEKYYYLLYRLNNNMCLNIAYMIRRKEVKNANIYPDCEALIESAAVKGSDMANINKALLLADKEMYDDAVACIRKINNIASFEWWKHMDDGESEKYKVLFMGLITGRISESELSINDVIEKLEGFHENDFILHIERVIYLEK, from the coding sequence TTGGATGATAACATTATCCGAGATTACAAAGAAGCGGTTCATGAAATATCCAAAGCATATTATTTTATAAATAATGATGAGTCTGATGCAGTATATGGACAGGAAGTTTATAATAAATCAATAAAGCAATATCCATATTTTTTTATTGCAGGAGCAGGTATAAGTTCAGAGTCAGTAAAGACATCTGCACAGATTACAGCAGAATGTAAAAGGATATGTAAAGAAAATCAATACAATAGAAGTAGAAATGTGGAAGAACAGTATTCATACTGGCTTGAAAAAGCATTTCCACATAAAGAAACAAGAAAAAGGTATATAAAAAATCTTATTAAGGATAAAAGAATACCTGAAAGTGCAATAAAGCTTGCCAATATACTTTTATCTAGAAAAGTAAGCAATTTAGTTGTTACTCCTAATTTTGATACATTTATATATGACACATTAAAGCTTTTTGGTGAAAATAATATTATAATATCTGATACTTGTAAGAGTGCAGGGAAGCTCAATATTGAAAGCAACAGCTTAAACATATTACATGTATATGGAACATATGAATTTTACGATTGTGTTAGTCAGAAGTATTCAAATGAAAGAAATAAGGATTTAGATGAATTGTTTTCAGTACGTTCTTTTTTAAGAACTGCTCTAAATGGTATGTCTCCACTTGTTATAGGTTATAGTGGATGGGAAAATGATGTTATAATGAGTGAATTAAAAGAAAGATTTAAAATGCCATTAAAGTATAAAATGTATTGGTTCTGCCATAATGAAGAGGACTACAAGAACCTTCCGTTATGGATCAAATATTCAGATGAAGAAAAAAGAATAGTAAGAGATGACGTTATTTTTGTGCTTCCAAAAGAGGAAAGGGTTTATGGATTTGAAATAGATGATGATTTAAAATACTCTGATTTTAATGATGTTTTAGATTCAGGAGAGGTATTAAGCAGTTTTATAAGTGAATTTAATATAAAATCTCCAGATATAATTCAAAATCCAATACAATTTCTTAAAAAATACTTTGAAGAAAATTTTTCAAAAAATATTTATTCTGATTTTCTTCTTTTAAGATTTAATGAAAGTGGAAATGATAAAGAAATTCAGGCCATAAAGGAAGCTATAATAAGTAAGGATATAGTTGAAATCGTAAATAAAACAGAAAATTTTGCAAATAATTTAGATGCTCATGGAGAGGAAAATGTAAGGATTCTTCTAAACTATCTTGTTACAACAATAGAACAGCACACAGTTGCAGGACTAGAGAAAGGCAACCTAAAAAAAGTAATTAATTTATATAAAAAATTATATAAATACATGGAAAAATCATCAGTAGATAAAGACAAGCTTGACTTAATTAAAGTTAGACTAGAAGAAATTTTGACTTTAGATAATTATAATGTTATTAAAGGTGAAATTGACAGTATATTAAATATTATGAACACCATAAGTGAAAGCAGTGAAGGATATAAGGATGTATATAGAAAATGTATAAATATTAAATTATCTCATAGTGAAGAAGATAGTGATGATTTATATAACAGTATAATAGATAAGATTCAAAAATGGGATGAACCTGAAGATAGAAAATTATTAATAAAAATGTATATGGAAAAAGCCATATTTCTTGAAGAAGATGATGATATGGAAGGTTCAGTAGCTATGCTTGAAAATGCAGAAAAATATTTTTCGTATGTAAAAGATGATGAATGGCTTGAAAATGTATTTATTTTATGCAGATTAAGGAAAGCAGAATTGTATAATGATTTAGAAGAATATGATAAGGCACTGACAGAAATTGATGCAGTTAAGAATAGATATTATGATAGAGAAGATCTGAAATTGAAGCAATTTCTTGCTGACACTATGATTTTAAAGGGATCTATACTTAAAAAAAATATGAGGCTTGAAGAAGCAGAAGAATCTTTTGATGAGATATACAGTAAATACAGTATGGACAAAGATGAAAATATAAGAAGAAAGGCTGTTAAAGCTCTTATAAATAAAGCAGAAGTACTTGAAATGGATGAGGATTTCTACGAAGCAATAGAAGTTTATAATGATATAATAAATAGATATAAAGATGATAATGATGATGAACTGCGAAGAGCAGCAGCACAGGCAAGATTAAATAAACTTGTAATTTTGACTAAAAATGAAAAGGATGAGGTTATAGTTAGAAAATGTAATGAGATTTTAAATATATACAAAGATGAAAATGATGAAAAGATAAAATTAGTTTGTCTTCAAGTAACTTTGTGCAAAGCTATAGGACTTCATAATAGTGGAAAGCAAAAAGAAGCAATGGAACTTTATAACGATATAATTAAAGCTAGAAAAGAAGATGCAGATATAAAAATGAAATCTCTTATAATGGAAGCTAGAATATTTAAATCATATTGTTTAAAGGATAATACAGAAACACTAGATACCAAGGAAATGTGTAATGAAATAATAACTTTATGTAAATCTGATGAGGGGAAAAAGGCTAAGACAAAAGTAGTTGAGACAATGCTTAATCAGGCTGATTCTCTTATTAAATCTGGAGATGTTGATGAAGGTATAAAAATATATAATGAAATAGAAATAACATATAAAGATAATGCTAAAATAATAGGAACAATACGTGAATTTATTCAAAGCATAGCAAAATACAGTTTTGATAGTGCAAAACTTATTTATGAACAGCTTAAATATAATTGTATAAATTCTTCTTATGAAGTTGAAGATGAAGTATTGCTAGCTGGATTCAGCATACTTATAAATAATAAAGATGCTGACTTTAATCTTATAGAAGATAATGCTATAGGCTTAAGCAGAAGAAATGATAATATTAAGAAAGAAATTGAAGCCATTGTAGGTAATATTGGTACAGATGCATATATGAATAAAAATTTCAATATGGCAGAAAAGTATTACTATCTTTTATATAGGTTAAATAATAACATGTGTCTTAATATTGCATATATGATAAGAAGGAAGGAAGTTAAAAATGCTAATATATATCCAGATTGTGAAGCTTTGATAGAAAGTGCAGCTGTAAAAGGCAGTGATATGGCAAATATAAATAAAGCACTTTTGTTAGCTGATAAAGAAATGTATGATGATGCTGTTGCGTGCATAAGAAAAATAAATAATATAGCTTCTTTTGAATGGTGGAAGCATATGGATGATGGTGAGAGCGAGAAATATAAAGTACTATTTATGGGACTTATTACAGGAAGGATAAGTGAAAGTGAATTAAGTATTAATGATGTAATAGAAAAACTAGAAGGTTTCCACGAAAATGATTTTATTCTTCATATAGAAAGGGTAATTTATCTTGAAAAATAA
- the fliB gene encoding flagellin lysine-N-methylase, with protein sequence MKMTKKLKIVMPDYFKQFKCIGGKCEDSCCIGWDIDVDEKTFRQYMKLDNEEFNTILAKNMQKNHECSNEFIDYGKVQLNKEKRCPFLNECNYCIIHSKLGEDYLSNTCSHFPRVLNKVDEDYEISLDVSCPEAARIVLGNRSGFKFEKDDIQLKKYIIAGEIDTNDEEYEDHPIKYFKEIREFCIRIIKNRKFDLSERLYILGDFLYEVEEKSCDDSEMICGFIKTYNIHDVAKNYRRNKDNYIMQISLLNNIINSLEIYEETDSELFKKYTKETIDGFNIESPEQLEKDSNRYINTFIEYSRNYIEENEHIFENYLVNFMYNNLFPYSESDSMFEGYMMLIMRYSLIRFYLVGKYLINNTESSEEIIKFIQVFSKTVEHDKNYMEEILDFLIENNFDNLEFTQMLI encoded by the coding sequence ATGAAAATGACAAAAAAATTAAAAATAGTAATGCCAGATTATTTTAAACAATTTAAATGTATAGGAGGAAAGTGTGAAGATAGCTGTTGTATTGGTTGGGATATAGATGTTGATGAAAAAACATTTAGACAATATATGAAGCTAGATAACGAAGAATTCAATACTATTTTAGCAAAGAATATGCAAAAAAATCATGAGTGTAGCAATGAATTTATTGATTATGGAAAAGTTCAGCTTAATAAAGAAAAAAGATGTCCATTTCTAAATGAATGTAATTACTGTATTATACATTCAAAACTTGGAGAAGATTATCTTTCTAATACATGTAGCCATTTTCCAAGAGTATTGAACAAAGTAGATGAAGATTATGAAATATCACTTGATGTATCATGCCCTGAAGCTGCTAGGATTGTTCTTGGAAATAGAAGTGGATTTAAATTTGAAAAAGATGACATTCAATTAAAGAAATATATAATAGCTGGAGAGATTGATACAAATGACGAAGAATATGAGGATCATCCAATAAAATATTTTAAAGAAATAAGAGAGTTTTGTATAAGAATTATTAAAAATAGAAAGTTTGATTTGAGTGAAAGGTTATATATACTTGGTGATTTTTTATATGAAGTAGAAGAGAAAAGCTGTGATGATAGTGAAATGATTTGTGGATTTATAAAAACTTATAATATACATGATGTAGCTAAAAATTATAGAAGAAATAAAGATAATTACATAATGCAGATTTCTCTTTTAAATAATATAATAAATTCTTTAGAAATATATGAGGAAACAGATAGTGAATTGTTTAAAAAATATACTAAAGAAACTATAGATGGATTTAATATAGAGAGTCCAGAACAGTTAGAGAAAGACAGCAATAGATATATTAATACTTTTATAGAGTATAGTAGGAATTACATTGAAGAAAATGAGCATATTTTCGAGAATTATTTAGTTAATTTTATGTATAATAATTTATTTCCGTATTCAGAGAGTGATTCTATGTTTGAAGGGTATATGATGCTTATTATGAGATATTCATTAATAAGATTTTATCTTGTAGGAAAATATCTTATTAATAACACTGAGTCATCTGAAGAGATAATTAAATTTATCCAGGTCTTTTCTAAGACCGTTGAGCACGATAAAAATTATATGGAAGAAATATTAGATTTTTTAATAGAAAATAATTTTGATAATTTAGAATTTACACAAATGCTTATATAA
- a CDS encoding accessory gene regulator B family protein gives MLREFSRKFVNYLAENNYNEEEIEQMEYVFRSTMFEILKVLGEVLSFAALGYFKEIVIVLLVMLTTKPYIGGYHEDTQMKCFMCSLLISGGIILLSSQCNFTFIGNIIILIFCIFAIYNQAPIINPSMPLTRNELINKNRVRGLTASIFWSLTSIAISYYSSYFLIITLTLFVNSVLMFNKKETSNE, from the coding sequence ATGTTGAGAGAATTTTCGAGGAAATTTGTTAATTATTTGGCGGAAAATAATTATAATGAAGAAGAAATAGAACAAATGGAATATGTATTTAGATCAACTATGTTTGAGATACTAAAGGTGTTAGGAGAGGTTTTGAGTTTTGCTGCACTAGGGTATTTTAAAGAAATCGTAATTGTATTACTAGTAATGCTTACAACTAAACCATACATTGGAGGATATCATGAAGATACTCAAATGAAATGTTTTATGTGTTCACTTTTGATTTCGGGTGGAATAATATTATTAAGTAGTCAGTGTAATTTCACATTTATAGGAAATATTATTATATTAATATTTTGTATATTTGCCATTTATAATCAAGCTCCCATAATTAATCCGTCTATGCCCTTAACGAGAAATGAATTAATAAATAAGAATAGGGTGAGGGGGTTAACTGCATCTATATTTTGGAGTTTAACATCAATAGCAATAAGTTATTATTCATCTTATTTTTTAATAATTACATTAACTCTTTTTGTTAATAGTGTATTAATGTTTAATAAAAAAGAGACATCTAATGAATAA